Proteins co-encoded in one Streptomyces sp. NBC_01283 genomic window:
- a CDS encoding recombinase family protein has translation MLRGLLTSAMGEREVVKVKRRVSRNVRDQAFEGTPSGPRRFGWKPADPKAGRKVNEKLEPEEAKVLREAVELALKGKHWATIVKHLDDSGYLTVRGNKWSTTPVQYMLTNPALCGYRMINGELVHDRKTGKPVIGKWETVCTPEEWRRLVARCNVWFNPEGDTASTRYREKVKREGRKDYRGIAEATRRFLLTNIARCGYVKDDGTMCLAKMKGMGPTGTNKQDRYRCGDPRCNKVSRRADLMDDAIKRMVIKVLEEQYSELVPQERSWYGEETLNALLAKQQEIKDAYKAGEIGLSEYLEFKDDNDAQVAASQKDRDDFYAEQAAKNFLAGFSAERWEKEFDMRQRRTAIAIVLQAVIVHPLPQGRSRSSRFDVDLLEPVPRKRY, from the coding sequence ATGCTGCGTGGTCTGCTCACCTCTGCCATGGGTGAACGCGAAGTGGTCAAGGTCAAACGGCGCGTGAGTCGCAACGTCCGGGACCAGGCATTTGAGGGAACGCCGAGCGGGCCACGCCGGTTCGGATGGAAGCCCGCAGACCCGAAGGCGGGCCGCAAGGTCAATGAGAAGCTGGAGCCCGAGGAAGCCAAAGTCTTGCGCGAGGCCGTCGAGTTGGCCCTGAAGGGCAAGCACTGGGCGACCATCGTCAAGCACCTGGACGACAGCGGCTATCTGACTGTGCGTGGCAACAAATGGTCCACGACCCCGGTTCAGTACATGCTCACGAATCCCGCGCTCTGCGGATACCGCATGATCAACGGCGAGTTGGTACACGACCGAAAGACCGGCAAGCCCGTCATCGGTAAGTGGGAGACCGTCTGTACGCCGGAGGAGTGGCGCAGGCTCGTTGCCCGCTGCAACGTCTGGTTCAACCCCGAGGGGGACACGGCGTCGACTCGTTACCGCGAGAAGGTGAAGCGAGAAGGGCGGAAGGACTACCGGGGGATCGCCGAGGCGACCCGCCGGTTCCTTCTGACGAACATCGCGCGATGCGGATACGTCAAGGATGACGGCACGATGTGTCTCGCGAAGATGAAGGGGATGGGCCCTACCGGCACGAACAAGCAGGACCGGTACCGGTGCGGGGACCCACGGTGCAACAAGGTGAGCCGCCGTGCCGATCTCATGGACGATGCCATAAAGCGCATGGTGATCAAGGTTCTTGAGGAGCAGTACTCAGAGCTGGTTCCTCAGGAGCGGTCTTGGTACGGCGAGGAGACGCTTAATGCTCTGCTGGCCAAGCAGCAGGAGATCAAGGACGCGTACAAGGCCGGGGAGATCGGCCTTTCCGAGTACCTGGAGTTCAAGGACGACAATGATGCCCAGGTCGCCGCGTCGCAGAAGGACCGTGACGACTTCTACGCGGAGCAAGCCGCCAAGAACTTCCTCGCCGGGTTCTCTGCGGAACGCTGGGAAAAGGAGTTCGACATGCGGCAGAGGCGCACTGCCATAGCGATCGTGCTGCAAGCCGTCATCGTCCACCCGCTCCCTCAAGGCCGCTCACGGAGCAGCAGGTTCGATGTTGACCTGTTGGAGCCGGTACCGAGGAAGCGCTACTGA